Proteins from one Amycolatopsis endophytica genomic window:
- a CDS encoding right-handed parallel beta-helix repeat-containing protein — protein MPRTLFVAPDQRGALPTIRDALEAADEGAIISIAPGDYPEPVSITRQHVTLSARESGSVTISSPFPDQPVVSVTDARVELIGLKFTSSEHSAVRVRGGQVKIVECTATAGYAPGIDIAGADRIEVRNSQVTGAQYGIIVEDSDGTIDRCEIREIADDGLIVRLGARVKVQHTTIAGCGFRGVYMYQAGDSSLDRCDISQTGDAGIAVADQSSPHIGTCWVHDTQGAGISVGRGCGGLIEDCRVENTAVPGIHLADGARTEVREGDPAKGKVPVGAVATTGNHQDLESVDKLLGELDGMIGLAGVKAEVRGLIDEIQVNEWRRSEGLSVGTVSNHLVFAGAPGTGKTTVARIYGQLLKALGILPNGRFKEVSRRDLVGQYIGHTAEKAASAFEEARGGVLFIDEAYTLSRSSGSGADFGQEAIDTLVKLMEDHRDEVAVIVAGYTGEMEKFMDANPGLASRFNKTLVFENYSPEELVSISLHMARGDDYLLGEDLDLALLEWFGQMERDQNFGNAREARKLLERMRKSQSTRLRSLGQRPTRDDLRTLSLDDLLEAVRGTG, from the coding sequence CGGCGCACTGCCCACCATCCGCGACGCGCTCGAAGCGGCCGACGAGGGCGCGATCATCTCGATCGCCCCCGGGGACTACCCCGAGCCGGTCTCGATCACCCGGCAGCACGTGACGCTGTCCGCGCGCGAGTCCGGCAGCGTCACCATCAGCTCGCCGTTCCCGGACCAGCCGGTCGTTTCCGTCACCGATGCCAGGGTCGAGCTGATCGGCCTGAAATTCACGTCCTCGGAACACTCCGCGGTCCGCGTGCGTGGTGGCCAGGTGAAGATCGTCGAGTGCACGGCCACGGCCGGGTACGCCCCGGGCATCGACATCGCGGGCGCCGACCGCATCGAGGTCCGCAACAGCCAGGTCACCGGCGCGCAGTACGGCATCATCGTCGAGGACTCCGACGGCACGATCGACCGGTGCGAGATCCGCGAGATCGCCGACGACGGGCTGATCGTCCGGCTGGGCGCACGGGTCAAGGTGCAGCACACGACCATCGCCGGATGCGGGTTCCGCGGCGTCTACATGTACCAGGCGGGTGACTCCAGTCTGGACCGCTGCGACATCTCGCAGACCGGTGACGCCGGGATCGCGGTGGCCGACCAGAGTTCGCCACACATCGGCACCTGCTGGGTGCACGACACGCAGGGCGCCGGGATCAGTGTCGGCCGCGGCTGCGGCGGGCTGATCGAGGACTGCCGGGTGGAGAACACCGCCGTGCCCGGCATCCACCTCGCCGACGGCGCCCGCACCGAGGTCCGGGAGGGTGACCCGGCCAAGGGCAAGGTCCCCGTCGGTGCCGTCGCCACCACCGGCAACCACCAGGACCTGGAAAGTGTCGACAAGCTGCTCGGCGAGCTGGACGGCATGATCGGCCTGGCCGGCGTCAAGGCCGAGGTGCGCGGGCTGATCGACGAGATCCAGGTCAACGAGTGGCGCCGCAGCGAGGGGCTGTCGGTCGGCACGGTCAGCAACCACCTCGTGTTCGCGGGGGCGCCCGGTACCGGTAAGACGACCGTCGCGCGCATCTACGGCCAGTTGCTCAAGGCACTGGGCATCCTGCCGAACGGCCGGTTCAAGGAGGTGTCGCGGCGGGACCTGGTCGGCCAGTACATCGGCCACACGGCGGAGAAGGCGGCGTCGGCGTTCGAGGAAGCGCGCGGCGGCGTGTTGTTCATCGACGAGGCGTACACGTTGTCCCGCTCCAGTGGCAGTGGCGCCGACTTCGGTCAGGAGGCCATCGACACGCTGGTGAAGCTGATGGAGGACCACCGCGACGAGGTCGCCGTGATCGTCGCGGGCTACACCGGCGAGATGGAGAAGTTCATGGACGCCAACCCCGGTCTGGCGTCCCGGTTCAACAAGACGCTGGTGTTCGAGAACTACAGTCCCGAGGAACTGGTGTCGATCAGCCTGCACATGGCCCGCGGCGACGACTACCTGCTGGGCGAGGACCTGGATCTGGCGCTGCTGGAGTGGTTCGGGCAGATGGAGCGCGACCAGAACTTCGGCAACGCCCGTGAGGCCCGCAAACTGCTGGAGCGGATGCGCAAGTCCCAGTCGACGCGGCTGCGCTCCCTCGGGCAGCGCCCCACCCGCGACGACCTCCGGACACTCTCGCTGGACGACCTGCTGGAGGCGGTGCGCGGCACGGGTTAG
- a CDS encoding SseB family protein, whose protein sequence is MDFQWRPANEVETDMLAALQDSDSRRYAQLLRDAPLFVPAAPEPGEPWPTSLPMPEGNHVIVFTSEQSLDWTLGGVVDSWRQTDITGLRDIHPDHAQLVVNPGVPIGVYLVLGEVEDLAEGRQELVPVQDVQDAMVDEVLGEVRRLALEELGGDAEAAAALQPANELEERLRGAVSELDFDAFLLALIASDVVLPTTESVAGPSAIESGGFPWRVLGDDETPVIPVFSSERILDTVAPGGGPRATVSFLDVLLNWPDDDHVLCFNPGTSMELTLPGTSVPELVSAIAEAAAAGGPAEGQSGKGNTPQV, encoded by the coding sequence GTGGACTTTCAGTGGCGCCCGGCCAACGAGGTCGAGACCGACATGCTGGCCGCGCTGCAGGACAGTGACAGCAGGCGCTACGCCCAGCTGCTGCGCGACGCACCGCTGTTCGTGCCTGCCGCCCCAGAGCCGGGCGAGCCGTGGCCCACGAGCCTGCCGATGCCGGAGGGGAACCACGTCATCGTCTTCACGTCCGAGCAGTCCCTGGACTGGACGCTCGGCGGTGTCGTCGACAGCTGGCGGCAGACCGATATCACCGGCCTGCGCGACATCCATCCCGACCACGCGCAGCTGGTCGTCAACCCCGGCGTCCCGATCGGCGTGTACCTGGTGCTGGGGGAGGTCGAGGACCTGGCCGAGGGCCGTCAGGAGCTGGTTCCGGTCCAGGACGTGCAGGACGCGATGGTCGACGAGGTGCTCGGCGAGGTGCGCCGCCTGGCCCTGGAGGAGCTGGGCGGTGACGCCGAGGCCGCGGCTGCGCTGCAGCCCGCGAACGAGCTGGAGGAGCGTCTGCGGGGCGCGGTGTCCGAACTGGACTTCGACGCTTTCCTGCTCGCCCTGATCGCGTCCGACGTCGTGCTGCCCACCACCGAGTCGGTCGCCGGACCGTCGGCCATCGAAAGCGGTGGGTTCCCGTGGCGCGTGCTCGGTGACGACGAAACGCCGGTGATCCCGGTGTTCAGCTCCGAGCGGATCCTGGACACCGTGGCCCCCGGCGGCGGACCGCGCGCCACCGTGTCCTTTCTGGATGTTCTGCTGAACTGGCCGGACGACGACCACGTCCTGTGCTTCAACCCGGGCACGAGCATGGAACTGACCCTGCCCGGCACCAGCGTGCCGGAACTGGTGTCGGCCATCGCCGAAGCCGCTGCCGCCGGCGGCCCGGCCGAAGGGCAGTCCGGCAAGGGCAACACCCCGCAGGTCTGA